A genomic segment from Gracilinanus agilis isolate LMUSP501 chromosome 1, AgileGrace, whole genome shotgun sequence encodes:
- the PLEKHF2 gene encoding pleckstrin homology domain-containing family F member 2, with protein sequence MVDRLANSEANTRRISIVENCFGAAGQPLTIPGRVLIGEGVLTKLCRKKPKARQFFLFNDILVYGNIVIQKKKYNKQHIIPLENVTIDSIKDEGDLRNGWLIKTPTKSFAVYAATATEKSEWMNHINKCVTDLLSKSGKTPSNEHAAVWVPDSEATVCMRCQKAKFTPVNRRHHCRKCGFVVCGPCSEKRFLLPSQSSKPVRICDFCFDLLSTGDLATCQPTRSDSYSQSPKSLNNVSDDEDDEDSSD encoded by the coding sequence ATGGTGGATCGTCTGGCAAATAGTGAAGCAAATACTAGACGTATAAGTATAGTGGAAAACTGTTTTGGAGCAGCTGGACAACCTTTGACTATTCCTGGACGAGTTCTTATTGGAGAAGGAGTATTGACTAAATTGTGTAGAAAGAAGCCAAAAGCAAGGCAGTTTTTCCTATTTAATGATATTCTTGTCTATGGCAATATTgtcattcagaagaaaaaatataataaacagcatataatTCCCCTGGAAAATGTCACTATTGATTCCATAAAGGATGAGGGGGATCTACGGAATGGATGGCTTATCAAGACACCAACTAAATCATTTGCTGTTTATGCTGCCACGGCTACTGAAAAATCAGAATGGATGAATCACATAAATAAATGCGTTACAGATTTACTGTCCAAAAGTGGGAAGACTCCCAGTAATGAACATGCTGCCGTTTGGGTACCTGATTCTGAGGCGACTGTGTGTATGCGTTGTCAGAAAGCAAAATTTACCCCTGTTAATCGTCGCCACCACTGCCGCAAATGTGGCTTTGTTGTTTGTGGGCCCTGCTCTGAAAAACGATTTCTTCTACCTAGCCAATCTTCCAAGCCTGTGAGGATTTGTGATTtctgctttgatctgctttcTACTGGGGACTTGGCTACATGTCAGCCTACTAGATCAGACTCTTACAGCCAGTCACCTAAGTCTTTGAATAATGTAtctgatgatgaagatgatgaagataGTAGTGACTAA